The Streptomyces sp. NBC_00691 genome has a segment encoding these proteins:
- a CDS encoding aldehyde dehydrogenase family protein, with product MTTTHAFWLAGREATGEATFDVTNSFDGRLVGKVSVPTEAQVEEAVAAAHAVVDEFAATPAHVRAAALDHVSKRLAERTEEIALVISAENGKPIKWARGEVGRAVSVFRFAAEEARRWNAGEAQRLDTEAGGAGRLALTRRIPKGVVLGIAPFNFPLNLSAHKVAPAIAVGAPIILKPAPSTPISSLILGEILAETDLPAGSWSILTVPNDRMPALVKDERLPVISFTGSDTVGYAIQQSVPHKHCTLELGGNAAAVVLPDWSSEEDLDWAASRIATFSNYQGGQSCISVQRVIVDSSVHDRLLPKIVAAVEAQVTGDPSDSATDVGPLVDEAAAKRVESWVDEAVAAGAKLLAGGKREGATYAPTVLTELPADVTLARAEVFGPVLTITRVDGEAEAFAAVNDSDFGLQAGVFTHDLQAAFRAHRALEVGGVIVGDVPSYRADQMPYGGAKRSGVGREGVKYAMDDYTYERVLVLTGLAL from the coding sequence CGAGGCCACCGGCGAGGCCACCTTCGACGTCACGAACTCCTTCGACGGACGTCTGGTCGGCAAGGTCAGCGTGCCCACCGAGGCCCAGGTCGAGGAGGCCGTCGCCGCCGCGCACGCCGTCGTCGACGAGTTCGCCGCGACCCCGGCGCACGTCCGCGCCGCCGCCCTCGACCACGTGTCGAAGCGGCTCGCCGAGCGCACCGAGGAGATCGCCCTGGTGATCTCCGCCGAGAACGGCAAGCCCATCAAGTGGGCCCGCGGCGAGGTCGGCCGTGCCGTCTCCGTCTTCCGTTTCGCCGCCGAGGAGGCCCGCCGCTGGAACGCCGGCGAGGCCCAGCGCCTGGACACCGAGGCCGGTGGCGCGGGCCGCCTCGCGCTGACCCGCCGTATCCCCAAGGGTGTCGTCCTCGGCATCGCGCCGTTCAACTTCCCGCTGAACCTCAGCGCCCACAAGGTCGCCCCGGCCATCGCCGTCGGCGCCCCGATCATCCTCAAGCCGGCCCCGTCGACCCCGATCTCCTCCCTCATCCTGGGCGAGATCCTGGCCGAGACCGACCTGCCGGCCGGCTCCTGGTCGATCCTGACCGTGCCGAACGACCGCATGCCCGCCCTCGTCAAGGACGAGCGCCTCCCGGTCATCTCCTTCACCGGCTCCGACACGGTCGGCTACGCCATCCAGCAGTCGGTGCCCCACAAGCACTGCACCCTGGAGCTCGGCGGAAACGCCGCGGCCGTCGTCCTCCCCGACTGGTCCTCCGAGGAGGACCTGGACTGGGCGGCGAGCCGTATCGCCACCTTCTCCAACTACCAGGGCGGCCAGTCCTGCATCTCCGTCCAGCGCGTGATCGTCGACTCCTCCGTCCACGACCGCCTGCTGCCGAAGATCGTCGCCGCCGTCGAGGCCCAGGTCACCGGTGATCCGTCCGACTCCGCCACCGACGTCGGCCCGCTGGTCGACGAGGCCGCCGCGAAGCGCGTCGAGTCCTGGGTGGACGAGGCCGTCGCCGCCGGCGCCAAGCTCCTCGCGGGCGGCAAGCGCGAGGGCGCGACCTACGCCCCGACCGTGCTCACCGAGCTCCCGGCGGACGTCACGCTGGCCCGCGCCGAGGTCTTCGGCCCGGTCCTGACCATCACCCGGGTGGACGGCGAGGCCGAGGCCTTCGCCGCCGTCAACGACTCCGACTTCGGACTCCAGGCCGGTGTCTTCACCCACGACCTCCAGGCCGCCTTCCGCGCCCACCGCGCCCTCGAGGTCGGCGGCGTGATCGTGGGCGACGTCCCCTCGTACCGCGCCGACCAGATGCCGTACGGCGGTGCCAAGCGCTCCGGCGTCGGCCGTGAGGGCGTCAAGTACGCCATGGACGACTACACCTACGAGCGTGTCCTCGTCCTGACGGGCCTCGCCCTGTAA